The Sulfurimonas lithotrophica genome includes a region encoding these proteins:
- the recG gene encoding ATP-dependent DNA helicase RecG — MKLTKEQDEKFKKLGISSFIELSLIIPNSYEDYRINNFLVEHKSQVIDATVESVYRAPNSIQITFYAHNLGHSIQGVLFRPRPYMMHQFKVGERDYFYGLCDCKMGKCTMTMPKKISQVGEITPKYKSTLRSDVLQRFIQKNLTLEKLASEGLKEYIATEILKLHFPASIPSKELETPTIDALKYTELFSYMKQLSVKRRYFSALSSSARDYKKWAGTLPFELTQKQIEAIEDIKKDISKDVAAKRMIVGDVGSGKTMVILAAAYMNMPNKSILMSPTTILANQLYEEAKKYLPYAKITLVTNKSKKLDLSEYDLIIGTHALLYRELPKASLVMVDEQHRFGTQQRNMLEKLVSSGDKKPHYLQFSATPIPRTQAMIETAHIDVSLITSTPFKKDITSKVIHKQDFKDLLGHIKSEISKGNQVLLVYPLVEQSEVLEYQSIDEARGYWEKNFDGVYVTHGKDKEKEQVLLDFAKDGNILIATTVVEVGISLPKLSTVVIVGAERLGLSTLHQLRGRVSRTGLKGYCYLYTNASASERLNEFCHTVSGFDIANMDLKYRKSGDLLKGVNQSGSQFKWIDLAEDESIVSVVKKDLKS, encoded by the coding sequence TTGAAGTTGACTAAAGAACAGGATGAGAAGTTTAAAAAACTTGGAATATCTTCGTTTATAGAACTGTCATTAATTATCCCTAATTCATATGAAGATTATCGTATAAATAATTTCTTAGTAGAACATAAGTCTCAAGTCATAGATGCAACAGTAGAATCTGTGTATCGTGCTCCAAATTCCATACAAATTACTTTCTACGCTCACAATCTCGGACATAGCATTCAAGGTGTTCTTTTTCGTCCGCGTCCATATATGATGCATCAATTTAAAGTGGGTGAGAGGGATTATTTTTACGGTTTATGTGATTGTAAAATGGGTAAGTGCACTATGACTATGCCTAAAAAAATATCGCAAGTAGGAGAAATAACCCCTAAATATAAATCTACACTACGAAGTGACGTTTTGCAAAGGTTTATACAAAAAAATCTTACTTTAGAAAAGCTAGCAAGTGAGGGTTTAAAAGAATATATTGCCACAGAGATACTAAAACTTCACTTTCCTGCATCCATACCCTCAAAAGAGTTAGAAACTCCAACTATAGATGCATTAAAATATACCGAACTTTTTTCATATATGAAGCAACTTAGCGTTAAAAGAAGATATTTTAGCGCACTCTCATCAAGTGCAAGAGATTATAAAAAGTGGGCTGGGACTCTTCCATTTGAATTAACGCAAAAACAGATAGAGGCTATAGAGGATATAAAAAAAGATATCTCAAAAGATGTAGCTGCAAAAAGGATGATAGTCGGAGATGTAGGAAGCGGAAAAACAATGGTAATACTTGCAGCTGCATATATGAATATGCCAAATAAATCTATACTTATGTCACCAACTACAATTCTTGCAAATCAGCTATACGAAGAGGCTAAAAAGTACCTCCCCTATGCAAAAATAACACTAGTCACAAATAAAAGCAAAAAACTTGATTTAAGCGAATATGATTTGATAATAGGTACACATGCTCTTTTATATAGGGAATTACCAAAAGCCTCTTTAGTGATGGTAGATGAACAACACCGTTTTGGGACTCAGCAGAGAAATATGCTGGAAAAACTGGTAAGCAGTGGAGATAAAAAGCCTCACTACTTGCAGTTTTCCGCTACACCGATTCCTCGTACACAGGCTATGATAGAAACTGCACATATAGATGTAAGTCTGATTACATCTACACCCTTTAAAAAAGATATTACTAGCAAAGTTATCCACAAACAAGATTTTAAAGATTTACTTGGACATATAAAAAGTGAAATAAGTAAAGGTAATCAGGTTCTTTTGGTTTATCCATTGGTTGAGCAAAGTGAAGTTTTAGAGTACCAAAGTATAGATGAAGCTAGGGGATATTGGGAGAAAAATTTTGATGGCGTATATGTAACTCACGGGAAAGATAAGGAAAAAGAACAGGTACTTTTAGATTTTGCCAAAGATGGAAATATCTTAATAGCTACAACGGTGGTAGAAGTTGGTATATCTTTGCCAAAACTCTCTACTGTTGTTATAGTAGGGGCTGAGAGATTGGGCCTTTCAACCTTACATCAACTTCGTGGACGTGTAAGCAGAACTGGGCTTAAAGGGTATTGTTATCTTTATACCAATGCATCTGCTTCTGAGAGATTAAATGAGTTTTGTCATACTGTAAGCGGTTTTGATATAGCTAATATGGATTTAAAATATAGAAAAAGCGGAGATTTGTTAAAAGGTGTAAATCAAAGCGGTTCTCAGTTTAAATGGATTGATTTGGCTGAGGATGAAAGCATAGTTTCAGTTGTAAAAAAAGATTTAAAATCTTGA